In the Bradyrhizobium guangzhouense genome, one interval contains:
- a CDS encoding GrlR family regulatory protein, with protein MKNGLYSIHIRMLDGVKGRDSGVLILRDGTLLGGGPYFWSRGSYSSGDGTWKGELATNQHSPFADPLVRPLFAGTQATSGFSGTFTEEGAEVYGTVLVAGHRSLGFSATLKWLADVV; from the coding sequence ATGAAGAACGGGCTCTATTCCATCCACATCCGCATGCTCGACGGCGTGAAGGGCCGCGACAGCGGCGTGCTGATCTTGCGCGATGGGACGTTGCTTGGTGGCGGACCTTACTTCTGGTCGCGCGGGTCCTACTCATCGGGCGATGGCACCTGGAAGGGCGAGCTTGCCACCAACCAGCATTCGCCGTTTGCCGATCCGCTGGTCAGGCCGCTGTTCGCCGGCACTCAAGCGACCAGTGGATTCTCCGGGACATTCACCGAGGAGGGGGCCGAGGTCTACGGCACCGTGCTGGTCGCCGGCCATCGCAGCCTCGGCTTTAGCGCGACGCTGAAATGGCTCGCGGACGTCGTCTGA
- a CDS encoding PilZ domain-containing protein, translated as MSEGELRKDRRVAFERPLEARVMAIDGTWQRACKIHDVSEMGAKLVIDGAVTDIGQREFFLVLSPIGLAYRHCELAWINGEFVGVQFINRGRAAKRARRGETLVK; from the coding sequence ATGAGCGAGGGAGAACTACGCAAGGACAGGCGGGTCGCTTTCGAACGGCCCCTCGAAGCGCGCGTCATGGCGATCGACGGCACATGGCAGCGCGCCTGCAAGATCCACGACGTCTCCGAGATGGGGGCGAAGCTGGTGATCGACGGCGCGGTGACGGACATCGGCCAGAGGGAGTTTTTCCTGGTGCTGTCGCCCATCGGCCTCGCCTACCGGCATTGCGAGCTCGCCTGGATCAATGGCGAGTTCGTCGGCGTTCAGTTCATCAATCGCGGCAGGGCAGCAAAGCGCGCGCGTCGCGGCGAAACGCTGGTGAAGTAA
- a CDS encoding Sir2 family NAD-dependent protein deacetylase, with protein sequence MIAKDLQSGVEQLGDMIARANTIVPFTGAGISTECGIPDFRSPGGIWTRNRPIQFDEFVASQSARDESWRRRFAMEDVFAAAKPGRGHRALASLHRAGKIPAVITQNIDNLHQASGFAPDCVIELHGNTTYARCIGCGQVYQLDWVKRRFDQDGAAPDCSACEEPVKTATISFGQAMPEDEMQRATELSQSCDLFIAIGSSLVVWPAAGFPMMAKNSGARLVIINREPTEQDDIADLVIRHDIGETLGPFVGN encoded by the coding sequence GTGATTGCAAAGGACCTTCAGAGCGGCGTCGAACAGCTCGGCGACATGATCGCGCGCGCCAACACCATCGTGCCGTTTACCGGCGCTGGCATCTCGACCGAATGCGGCATCCCTGACTTCCGTTCGCCGGGCGGAATCTGGACCCGCAACCGTCCGATCCAGTTCGACGAGTTCGTCGCAAGCCAGTCAGCGCGCGATGAATCCTGGCGCCGCCGCTTCGCGATGGAGGACGTGTTCGCCGCAGCAAAGCCCGGCCGCGGTCATCGTGCGCTGGCTTCGCTGCATCGCGCCGGCAAGATTCCGGCGGTGATCACCCAGAACATCGACAATTTGCACCAGGCCTCCGGCTTCGCCCCCGATTGCGTGATCGAACTCCACGGCAACACCACTTATGCGCGCTGCATCGGATGCGGGCAGGTTTATCAGCTCGACTGGGTGAAACGCCGCTTCGACCAGGACGGCGCCGCGCCCGACTGCAGCGCATGCGAGGAGCCGGTGAAAACAGCAACGATCTCATTCGGTCAGGCGATGCCCGAGGATGAAATGCAACGCGCGACCGAGCTGTCGCAGTCCTGCGACCTCTTCATCGCCATCGGTTCCTCGCTCGTGGTGTGGCCGGCGGCCGGCTTCCCGATGATGGCGAAGAATTCGGGTGCACGTTTGGTGATCATCAATCGCGAGCCGACCGAGCAGGACGACATCGCCGATCTCGTCATCCGCCACGACATCGGCGAAACCCTCGGACCCTTTGTCGGCAATTGA
- a CDS encoding HU family DNA-binding protein, which produces MPKMTKTQLIDAIAEGTQLAKNDVKSVIEFMATVGYKELNESGEFVIPGFVKMSVVNKPATEARMGVNPFTKEPMQFAAKPASKSVKASPLKVAKDAV; this is translated from the coding sequence ATGCCGAAGATGACCAAGACTCAATTGATCGATGCGATTGCCGAGGGCACGCAGCTTGCGAAGAACGACGTGAAGTCGGTCATCGAGTTCATGGCGACGGTCGGCTACAAGGAGCTCAACGAGTCCGGTGAGTTCGTTATTCCCGGTTTCGTGAAGATGTCGGTCGTCAACAAGCCGGCGACCGAAGCCCGCATGGGCGTCAATCCCTTCACCAAGGAGCCGATGCAGTTTGCGGCCAAGCCGGCGAGCAAGTCGGTCAAGGCCTCGCCGCTGAAGGTGGCCAAGGACGCCGTTTGA